The following are encoded together in the Sphaerodactylus townsendi isolate TG3544 linkage group LG12, MPM_Stown_v2.3, whole genome shotgun sequence genome:
- the POU2AF2 gene encoding uncharacterized protein C11orf53 homolog yields MQNFEEEISFQQWEALQAKVPADYSKRVYQGVRVKHTVKDLLAEKRSRQTSGSRFNGSVTTTQSSFLPLAGSPALSGYYGVRRSLVADMDLQSTKPIASEVYTPSLLAKPFAYESHGVQGYPSLLDTYFSDQYGDHRITPVTSGTTSLFGASPLPSVVPSFPSDSSHFLSEQALPDSLGQPDVCPDSLQTSSAPGCLSSHEPGGPSQFRNPSWNPPLAGTQSYSLHALEDAHYTSSYSTGSPYPFSSFMTVANDLTPKIVHAVPEESADTTSLHDSSSLWPKEDGNPLWGSYECRRTF; encoded by the exons ATGCAaaactttgaggaagaaatatcctTTCAGCAATGGGAAGCTTTACAGGCAAAAG TCCCTGCAGATTACAGCAAGCGAGTTTATCAAGGCGTGCGGGTGAAGCACACGGTGAAGGATCTGTTGGCAGAAAAGCGATCAAGGCAGACGAGTGGCTCACGCTTCAAT ggcAGCGTCACAACCACGCAGTCATCGTTTCTCCCGCTTGCAG GGTCTCCGGCTCTGTCTGGCTACTACGGGGTTCGGCGGTCCCTGGTGGCAGATATGGATTTACAGAGCACTAAGCCGATCGCCAGCGAAGTCTACACACCGTCCCTCCTAGCAAAGCCCTTTGCGTACGAATCGCACGGGGTTCAGGGCTATCCTTCTTTGCTGGACACCTATTTCAGTGACCAATACGGGGACCACCGCATCACCCCAGTGACCTCTGGCACCACGTCCCTCTTCGGAGCCTCGCCGTTGCCTTCTGTCGTGCCATCTTTCCCCAGTGACTCTTCACATTTTTTGAGT GAGCAAGCCCTGCCCGACAGTCTTGGCCAACCGGATGTCTGTCCCGACTCCCTGCAAACTTCTTCCGCTCCAGGTTGCCTTTCCTCCCATGAGCCGGGAGGGCCTTCCCAGTTCAGGAATCCCAGCTGGAATCCCCCCCTTGCTGGAACTCAGTCCTACTCCCTGCACGCTCTGGAAGACGCCCACTATACCTCCAGCTACTCGACTGGCTCCCCGTACCCCTTCTCATCTTTTATGACTGTGGCCAACGATCTGACACCCAAGATAGTCCATGCCGTCCCAGAGGAATCTGCAGACACCACTTCTCTCCACGACAGCAGCTCTCTCTGGCCAAAGGAAGATGGcaacccactttgggggtcctaTGAATGTCGACGGACTTTCTAA